The genomic DNA aaagcccctgccgccccgcagcggggcggccaggtcccggccgcccggcagcggggcggccggggtatattcctgtaaatttcgaaaacgaaaatatatttctgtaaaaaacgaaaaaaaaataaaaaaaccgctcgCCCTCGCCCACTCGCTGCCTCGCGAGTCACGTGACACTCGACAGTGGACACCGAGACGGCAAAAACCAACGGACCCGACTACCACCGGCACCTAGCGGGGAGACGGCTATGGCGTGCTACACCGCGCTCCTTCACCCGCCGCTCGCTTCCTCGTTATCCCCGTGCTCCTCCTCCCGGCGCGCCGGGGCCACGCGAGCCCCGCCGAGCCTCCAGCGCGTAGCAGCCCCCTCGTCGCTGGCCTCCGCCCGAGCTCTCGCCCGCGTCAGGATCTCCCCCcgctgcgccgcctccgccggcgccccAGGAGAGACGCCCGCGGCAGCGCTCCGGCGGGTGCTGGAGACGCCGGGCGCGCACCAGGCGCCTGCCTGCTACGACGCGCTGAGCGCACGCCTCGTCGAGCGCGCCGGGTTCAGGGCCTGCTTCACGAGCGGTACGTGCTCGCTGTTTCGCCTCTGCGGCAGCAGGAGGACTACTTCCCGGTTCTGCAGCCCGCGAAAAACAGCTTATCTCTCACGCTTGACATCTCCAGTTGGGGAACGACTGACGAGCATTTCACTAAGACTCTAGCTGCGCTCATGTTGCTTGTGATCTGTTGCTAGTGCTAGCCTGCAAGCGGCTGTATAAGGGTGGTGCTAGTGATCCCACTCATTGATCCACGTTCTCCACTGCAGGTTTCTCAATATCCGCTGCACGGCTTGGATTGCCAGATGTTGGTCTTATCTCCTATGGGGAAATgattgatcaaggacgtcttaTCACTGAAGCCGTATCAATCCCTGTGATTGGTGATGCTGATAATGGCTACGGAAACTCTATGAATGTCAAGAGAACAGTAAAAGGGTTTATTAATGCTGGTTTTGCTGGAATGATTCTTGAAGATCAGGTATGCTTTCAAGTGATAACAGCTGCAGATTTCTCCCCATAGATTGTGCTTGTTCTGCTCGTCTAGGTTTCATTTATGTTCACTTAGTCATTGGATCATGTGTACGGTTACCATGAGTTTTCTTGTTGATTGTTCATCACGGCCCTGACTGAAAGAAGCTGTTAAAGCCTATCAGTGATTGCTTGGTAAACTAATCTCTTGAGGACAATAATTATGCTCATCTACAAGGCTGCCACTAGGAACATCTGCTGTGGCAATTAGGAcatatttttgttttctcttGTCAAAATAGTATTTCCAAGGAAATCAAGGTTCCGCTTCTAAAAACATGAACAGAAAAGGTGGCATTCCTCTTGCTAGTCTTGTACAAGTTTTTTATCTGTTGAGTGTTGAAATCTAGCATTGATCTGAATATTGTGCTAGTTGGATTGTACACTGTTTTTGCCTATGTGCTCTATATGTTGAAGTTAAATTGGATCATGCATTGTGAAACAGTCGTAGTTGTTGCAATTGTCATAGTTTTGAATCTGGAGCAGGGTTCTGATCTCACATTCTCTCATTCCAGGAATTCTGTATCTTACAGAACCAATATAtgttttatatatattatcaAATTGTGCTCCCAAGCGATGTAACATATACTGATTATCCATGAAATTGTGATAGACATTTCTTTGAAGTTTCTCTTATAGTGATATGATATATAGTTTTCTGAAGGTGTCGCCAAAAGCATGTGGCCATACACAAGGAAGGAAGGTTGTCTCAAGGGAGGAAGCAATTATGCACATAAAAGCTGCTGTAGATGCAAGGAATGAGAGTGGCTCTGATATTGTTATTGTGGCAAGGACAGATTCTCGGCAAGCTTTGTCTCTTGATGAAGCATTATGGAGAGTACGAGCCTTCGCTGATGCTGGAGCGGATGTTCTATTCATTGATGCCCTTGCCTCAAGAGAAGAGATGAAAGCGTTTTGCGCTATTGCACCTGGAGTTCCAAAAATGGTTAGATATGCTCTATGCACCAGTTCTTTTCAGGTTTTCCGTATACTTGCAATGCTCTATCATACTATGTAATCCAACTGCAGGCCAACATGTTAGAAGGCGGTGGTAAAACTCCTATACTGAGCCCTGTCGAACTTGAAGAGATAGGATATAAAATCATTGCCTATCCATTATCTCTAATTGGGGTATCGATGCGTGCAATGGAGGTTTGTtgtttatttatctatattatTGCATGTTACTGACTCTCATTTGTGTATATCATTATTTCATTACACAACTAAGGACATCCTAGTGCAGTTCTGCACATTGATTGTCATATGATCCTGTGGCATATAAGTAGGATTTGCAGCTATATGCTAAATTTCCACAATGAACCGGACTGTATAAGATGCATGGTCTGCAGGATGCTCTTATTGCTATAAAGGGTGGTCGCATACCTCCCCCAAGCAGCTTGCCATCATTTGAGGAGATCAAGGATACTCTTGGGTTTAATCACTATTATGAAGAAGAAAAACAATATGTTGTGACACCAGCCCAATCATCATACAGGACTGGTATGGACCTTAAGACTTGTTCTACATTGATTATGAATGAATCTTTTTTTACCGGCAGTTCCTCAATTACAGGCTATGGTGATTATACAAGTGAACCAAGCAGTCCAGGATATTCCAGTTCCACGACTGGAAAAACACAAGAACCTGTTATTGACATATTGCCTCAGCTCTACGATATTGGTTCCAGTGGCGGCAGAGGACCTTCAACTGGAATGTGGTCTCGTACTCTTCGACTAAAGATTACAGGAAGAGATGGAATCCAGAAAATTGATGCCAGGATACCTGTAAGTAATCCTTGATTTATATATGGGCTCAGTTGCTATATTAGTTTCTTGCTCCTATTTTCTGCAAATGTCCTGCAATCTACTTGTTTCAGCACTAATTAAATGGCTAATCCCTTTAATTCCCCTTTTCTACTACAGGCTGGTTTCTTAGAAGGGATGACAAGAATTATTCCAGGTTTGTACTTATTAATAAGGGAAGCATGATTGTGTAAAAGTGCTAGCATTTTCAGAAGAAATAAAAGGAAATCCTTGTATGCGTGTATCTATGTTTCATGTGATTTCATTTCCCCTCTTTGCAGGCTTGGCTGGAGCTAATATAATGGAAAGGCTTCGGAATGCGCCTATTGATGCAGACAATCCCCAGAATGGTCAGATACTGCTTGATTTTGAGGATGCCATGGGAGATAGGATCCAGGTTTTCATTGCTTGAACGTGCGTATGCTTCTATGCTGGCACACTGTCTGACTCTCAAAGTATGGACGTTTCAAGTAGCATATGGTGGTCCTGGCATGTTGTTCATTGTTTTAGACAGTGAGCTAGAGCAATCCAACTAGGAGTTTAAGAAGATGATTTAGACATTGGTTATGTTGCCATGAACTATTATTACATGACTAGAAGTCTAGGCCTTTCCTGCCTACATCCAATTGGTCAGGCAAAGATGTTAGCCTAGCTGCGTACTCCAGGATGAGTTTCTCTGCATCCTTGTTTCTGTGATAGAAACCCTTAAGTTGATTCCGAATAAATGAGTAACTCTTGATGAGTTATGGATTAGCATGTGCTTCTATTTGCACAATTTTTCTTGTAGCAAAAGCAGTGACTGTCATCGACCTATATTTGAATCTTGCAGGGTCCCATCATTGTGCACCCTACATCTTTTTGTTACACGATATCCATCGTTCAGTTGCGCACAGCACACGCACAACtgcgtactccctccgtcccagttTTATTGCACGTTTAGAGTTCAAATTTTGTCCTGAATTAAACGATCGCATAGACCTGCACAGCTAACCTACCGGACCGGGACGCATGCAGCACGAACCAGATCAGGGACAGTGAGTATATTTTATTAGCTCTTTCCGTGGAGACGAGTGCAACGATGGTACTATTTGGCCCAGGCTCCAAAAACGAGTGACTCTGAAGACTTCTAGCTAGACCCTCTTTTCTGTTATCAACGTGTGTGCAACCAGCTGACATTAGTAGGGGTATTTTTAGTAATTTCTCGTCTACTTTGGTTACCGTACACAATCCTAAAAGTGTAAATATTTTGGGACAAAGGGAGTAACTGCTTATTCACCAATCACATGCACTGACTGCCGACCCTGATACCCTCACTCTCTACGCTAGCTTTGCTAGCTCGAGCTGCCATGCTTATTCAAACAGATTCAACAGTTCGCCTCGAATTTGCCTGGTGCACAGGGCGCTGAAGGTGGAGGATCCCCACTTCTGGTTCTGGATGCTTCGTCATCTACCGCTGCACGAAGAGCGCTacggcgccatcgtcgccgtgCATGACCTGTCGGAGCCAAAGTGCGAACACATCCCGAGCTATGCCCGCCAAGGCGCCAAGTTGAAAACTCCCCAATCTGGAACACCCACCGGCCCCAGAGCATTTTCCAAGACATCACAAGGGGATTGGTGCAATGCAACTAGAACAC from Panicum virgatum strain AP13 chromosome 7N, P.virgatum_v5, whole genome shotgun sequence includes the following:
- the LOC120682618 gene encoding 2,3-dimethylmalate lyase-like, which translates into the protein MACYTALLHPPLASSLSPCSSSRRAGATRAPPSLQRVAAPSSLASARALARVRISPRCAASAGAPGETPAAALRRVLETPGAHQAPACYDALSARLVERAGFRACFTSGFSISAARLGLPDVGLISYGEMIDQGRLITEAVSIPVIGDADNGYGNSMNVKRTVKGFINAGFAGMILEDQVSPKACGHTQGRKVVSREEAIMHIKAAVDARNESGSDIVIVARTDSRQALSLDEALWRVRAFADAGADVLFIDALASREEMKAFCAIAPGVPKMANMLEGGGKTPILSPVELEEIGYKIIAYPLSLIGVSMRAMEDALIAIKGGRIPPPSSLPSFEEIKDTLGFNHYYEEEKQYVVTPAQSSYRTGYGDYTSEPSSPGYSSSTTGKTQEPVIDILPQLYDIGSSGGRGPSTGMWSRTLRLKITGRDGIQKIDARIPAGFLEGMTRIIPGLAGANIMERLRNAPIDADNPQNGQILLDFEDAMGDRIQVFIA